A section of the Halopiger aswanensis genome encodes:
- the dacZ gene encoding diadenylate cyclase DacZ yields MAGLDDVFGELFSGADAILLFAPSGSFYERFREIDDLDVVVVGTENDVNADTFVELPLEFENVSERIRFALEGALEENVVDDGDELICATGVFDDEIDTVSRVRADADSHTGIYDLFAQSRAEPEVIKSVLEVAIELGQKGQKGKPVGALFVVGDAGKVMNKSRPLSYNPFEKSHVHVGDPIVNVMLKEFSRLDGAFVISDAGKIVSAYRYLEPSAEGIDIPKGLGARHMSGAAITRDTNAVSIVLSESDGLVRAFKAGELILEVDPEAY; encoded by the coding sequence ATGGCCGGGTTAGACGACGTGTTCGGGGAGCTCTTCTCCGGTGCCGACGCGATTTTGCTGTTCGCACCGAGCGGATCGTTCTACGAACGGTTTCGGGAGATCGACGACCTCGACGTCGTCGTTGTCGGCACGGAGAACGATGTCAACGCCGATACGTTCGTCGAACTCCCCCTCGAGTTCGAGAACGTCTCCGAACGGATCCGGTTCGCCCTCGAGGGCGCGTTAGAAGAGAACGTCGTCGACGACGGCGACGAACTCATCTGCGCGACGGGGGTCTTCGACGACGAGATCGATACCGTCTCCCGCGTGCGTGCGGACGCCGACTCCCACACCGGCATCTACGATCTGTTCGCCCAGTCTCGGGCCGAACCCGAGGTCATCAAGTCCGTCCTCGAGGTGGCGATCGAACTCGGACAGAAGGGCCAGAAGGGCAAACCCGTCGGCGCCTTGTTCGTCGTCGGCGACGCCGGCAAGGTGATGAACAAGTCCCGGCCCCTTTCTTACAACCCCTTCGAGAAGTCCCACGTCCACGTCGGCGACCCGATCGTGAACGTGATGCTCAAAGAGTTCTCGCGGCTGGACGGCGCGTTCGTCATCTCCGACGCCGGCAAGATCGTCTCGGCCTACCGCTACCTCGAGCCGTCCGCCGAGGGGATCGACATTCCGAAGGGTCTGGGCGCGCGGCACATGTCCGGCGCGGCGATTACGCGGGATACGAACGCGGTCTCGATCGTGCTCTCCGAGAGCGACGGGCTCGTCCGGGCGTTCAAGGCCGGCGAGCTTATTCTGGAGGTCGATCCGGAGGCGTACTGA
- a CDS encoding mechanosensitive ion channel family protein, which produces MNWQTFLDEPAVIAAAVLALGFVVGYLVGRLNKELLAASGVPDAVEGTPFERTAQSLGTSTVEIVARLSSWFIYGIAVLTAIHIAQLLDTEAFWFQVTQYIPQVFIAVLVLILGFIVADKAELVVSEYLRSVKLPEVSIIPRLVKYSVLYVAFLIALGQIGVYIYPLLILLAVYAAGIVVVGAVTFKDFLVSSAAGIYLLLNQPYGIGDEIRIGDQAGIVQEVDLFVTKIEDDSEEYIVPNRKVFEEEIVRVRD; this is translated from the coding sequence ATGAACTGGCAGACGTTTCTCGACGAGCCGGCGGTGATCGCAGCCGCGGTGTTGGCGCTCGGATTCGTCGTCGGCTACCTCGTCGGGCGGCTCAACAAGGAACTGTTGGCGGCGTCGGGCGTGCCCGATGCCGTCGAGGGGACGCCCTTCGAGCGGACGGCCCAGTCGCTGGGCACGTCGACGGTCGAGATCGTCGCCCGCCTCAGTTCGTGGTTCATCTACGGGATCGCGGTCCTGACGGCGATCCACATCGCCCAGCTGCTGGACACGGAGGCCTTCTGGTTTCAGGTCACGCAGTACATCCCACAGGTCTTCATCGCGGTGCTCGTCCTGATCCTCGGGTTCATCGTCGCGGACAAGGCGGAACTCGTCGTCAGCGAGTACCTCCGGAGCGTCAAACTGCCGGAGGTCTCGATCATCCCGCGGCTGGTCAAGTACTCCGTCCTCTACGTGGCCTTTCTCATCGCGCTGGGCCAGATCGGCGTCTACATCTACCCGCTGTTGATCCTGCTCGCCGTCTACGCGGCCGGGATCGTCGTCGTCGGTGCGGTCACCTTCAAGGACTTCCTCGTCTCGAGTGCGGCGGGGATCTACCTGCTGTTGAACCAGCCCTACGGTATCGGCGACGAGATCCGGATCGGCGACCAGGCCGGAATCGTCCAGGAGGTCGATCTGTTCGTGACGAAGATCGAGGACGACTCGGAGGAGTACATCGTGCCGAACCGCAAGGTGTTCGAGGAAGAAATCGTCCGCGTTCGCGACTAG
- a CDS encoding nucleoside phosphorylase: MPGDSEDPNADVQYHLEVSPDDVADTVLLPGNPERLEKIVAFWDDHEMRAHHREYRTATGSYEGTPISVTSTGIGSPSAAIAVEELARVGVETFIRVGSCGAIQPEMDVGDLVITTGGVRQEGTSAEYVREDYPAAADYEVVSALVAAAERLGYDYHTGVTMSADSFYAGQGRPGFEGFEAAGADDLVAQLKEANVKNIEMEASAIMTLANIYGLRAGAVCTVYANRETGEFRTEGESRAAETATLATHLLAKMDAAKREAGADRWHPGLSLDLEE; encoded by the coding sequence ATGCCAGGGGACAGCGAAGACCCGAACGCGGACGTACAGTACCACCTCGAGGTCAGCCCGGACGACGTCGCCGACACCGTACTCTTGCCGGGCAACCCCGAGCGCCTCGAGAAGATCGTCGCCTTCTGGGACGACCACGAGATGCGCGCCCACCACCGGGAGTACCGGACGGCGACGGGGAGCTACGAGGGGACGCCGATCTCGGTCACGTCGACGGGGATCGGCAGCCCCTCGGCCGCGATCGCCGTCGAGGAACTCGCCCGGGTCGGCGTCGAGACGTTCATTCGCGTCGGTTCCTGCGGTGCGATCCAGCCCGAGATGGACGTCGGCGATCTGGTGATCACCACCGGCGGCGTGCGCCAGGAGGGGACCAGCGCCGAGTACGTCCGGGAGGATTACCCCGCTGCTGCGGATTACGAGGTCGTCAGCGCGCTCGTCGCCGCGGCCGAACGGCTGGGCTACGACTACCACACCGGGGTCACGATGAGCGCGGACTCCTTCTACGCGGGCCAGGGCCGGCCCGGCTTCGAGGGGTTCGAGGCGGCCGGCGCCGACGACCTGGTCGCGCAACTCAAAGAAGCGAACGTCAAGAACATCGAGATGGAGGCCAGCGCGATCATGACGCTGGCGAACATCTACGGGCTGCGCGCCGGCGCCGTCTGTACCGTCTACGCCAACCGCGAGACCGGCGAGTTCCGCACGGAGGGCGAATCTCGCGCCGCCGAAACCGCCACCCTCGCGACGCACCTGCTCGCGAAGATGGACGCAGCCAAGCGCGAGGCCGGCGCGGACCGCTGGCATCCGGGCCTCTCGCTCGATCTCGAGGAGTGA
- a CDS encoding DUF488 domain-containing protein: MAIESRGTETQGESEWELADTYVAAIQHDLADVPEDVTYVGVVRQPAPWFHAAVDENHPELGPPADLLESMREIEEDMKMQGLCEEGAHNAAWDQVGFEEAYCDHLETSTDAQAALEELVDRLESGESIALVCFENTEKKRCHRTVLRERLERRLAGRPESES, translated from the coding sequence ATGGCAATCGAGTCTCGTGGTACCGAGACGCAAGGGGAGAGCGAGTGGGAACTCGCGGATACCTACGTCGCCGCCATTCAGCACGACTTAGCGGATGTCCCCGAGGACGTAACCTACGTCGGCGTCGTCCGACAGCCGGCCCCGTGGTTTCACGCGGCCGTCGACGAGAACCACCCCGAACTCGGGCCCCCCGCCGACCTGCTCGAGTCGATGCGCGAGATCGAGGAGGACATGAAGATGCAGGGGCTGTGCGAGGAAGGCGCCCACAACGCGGCCTGGGATCAGGTCGGGTTCGAGGAGGCCTATTGCGACCACCTCGAGACGTCAACGGACGCGCAGGCGGCGCTCGAGGAACTCGTAGACCGACTCGAGTCGGGCGAGTCGATCGCCCTCGTCTGTTTCGAGAACACTGAGAAGAAGCGGTGTCACCGGACGGTTCTGCGGGAGCGCCTCGAGCGGCGGCTCGCCGGACGCCCCGAATCGGAGTCCTAG
- the cdd gene encoding cytidine deaminase: protein MADSDDSDDLLERAREIQSRAHVPYSEYRVGAALETADGAVFVGCNLENANFSNSLHAEEVAVAEAVKRGHDDFARIAVSSGRRDGVTPCGMCRQTLAEFCDDDLVVICDEGEGEAPTEYTLGDLLPNTISQETLEDD from the coding sequence ATGGCTGATTCCGACGACTCCGACGACTTGCTCGAGCGCGCACGCGAAATCCAGTCCCGGGCCCACGTTCCCTACTCCGAATACCGCGTCGGCGCCGCCCTCGAGACGGCCGACGGCGCGGTCTTCGTCGGCTGTAACCTCGAGAACGCGAACTTCAGTAACAGCCTCCACGCGGAGGAGGTGGCGGTCGCCGAGGCGGTCAAGCGAGGCCACGACGACTTCGCGCGGATCGCCGTCAGTTCCGGCCGCCGGGACGGCGTCACTCCCTGCGGGATGTGTCGCCAGACGCTCGCGGAGTTTTGCGACGACGATCTCGTCGTCATCTGCGACGAAGGCGAAGGCGAGGCGCCGACCGAGTACACGCTCGGCGACCTGCTGCCGAATACGATCTCTCAGGAGACGCTCGAGGACGACTAG
- a CDS encoding ABC transporter permease encodes MSKPTGTPTDTNDADADEPTLPFSRRTTIGLLGAGAVLAVWIVVGLLAPDSWAGVLLSIAASPSTHTAMLRLAVPIALAAIGGIFAEKSGVINIGIEGLLIVSAFSSIVAVHWLGVGEATAGLSNHWWGLLVGTIISVLFALLFAVVCIEFKADQIIAGLAVWLISLGLAPFASQIVFGSPNTASVGRFSSVTIPVLSDLPLVGYLLFDTEPQVYIMLAGAAIGWYLLARTNFGRWVVASGENPKALDTAGVDVRKVRYAAVLLSGVFAGLGGAGFALGDLGTFAGGGDTAINGRGFIAIATYLLANYHPIGALLGSFLFAGLNAVQNGMQAAGYAIPTELIRVIPHMTVIVVLVLVGRTRLPDAAGDHYESGED; translated from the coding sequence ATGAGTAAGCCCACCGGAACCCCGACCGACACGAACGACGCGGACGCTGACGAACCGACACTGCCGTTCTCGCGGCGAACCACCATCGGACTGCTCGGCGCCGGCGCCGTGCTGGCCGTCTGGATCGTCGTCGGCCTGCTCGCCCCCGACTCGTGGGCCGGCGTGTTGCTCTCGATCGCAGCCAGTCCGAGCACGCACACGGCGATGCTCCGGCTGGCCGTGCCGATCGCGCTGGCGGCGATCGGCGGCATCTTCGCCGAGAAAAGCGGCGTCATCAACATCGGCATCGAGGGGCTGCTCATCGTCTCGGCGTTTAGCTCGATCGTCGCCGTCCACTGGCTCGGCGTCGGCGAGGCGACGGCCGGCCTGTCGAATCACTGGTGGGGCCTGCTCGTCGGAACGATCATCAGCGTGCTGTTCGCGCTGCTGTTCGCGGTCGTCTGTATCGAGTTCAAGGCCGACCAGATCATCGCGGGACTCGCCGTCTGGCTCATCTCGCTCGGGCTGGCGCCGTTCGCGTCCCAGATCGTCTTCGGGAGCCCGAACACCGCCAGCGTCGGCCGCTTCTCGAGCGTGACGATCCCGGTCCTGTCGGACCTGCCGCTCGTCGGCTACCTGCTGTTCGACACCGAACCGCAGGTCTACATCATGCTCGCGGGCGCAGCCATCGGCTGGTACCTGCTCGCCCGGACGAACTTCGGGCGCTGGGTCGTCGCCAGCGGGGAGAACCCCAAGGCGCTCGACACGGCCGGCGTCGACGTCCGCAAGGTCCGGTACGCCGCCGTCCTCCTCTCGGGCGTGTTCGCCGGCCTCGGCGGTGCCGGCTTCGCGCTGGGCGACCTCGGAACGTTCGCCGGCGGCGGCGACACGGCGATCAACGGCCGCGGATTCATCGCGATCGCGACCTACCTGCTCGCGAACTACCACCCGATCGGCGCCCTGCTGGGCTCGTTCCTCTTCGCCGGGCTCAACGCGGTGCAAAACGGGATGCAGGCGGCGGGGTACGCCATTCCGACGGAGCTCATCCGCGTCATCCCGCACATGACGGTCATCGTCGTCCTCGTGCTCGTCGGCCGCACGCGGCTGCCCGACGCCGCCGGCGATCACTACGAGTCCGGCGAGGACTGA